Genomic window (Campylobacter concisus):
AGCGCGCACAAATTTGCAGGAGCTTTGATCGTTTGTGCTGTGATCTTGCACCTTTTTAACCGCAGAAGAAAGCTAGTAAAGCTCGTAAATGAGATGATCGACGTCACCACGCACCGCAAAAACCCGACCATTTGCAACATGGACCGCATCATAGCCTCGCTTGAGCCTTACAGCATCAGTGAAATTTCACGCATGCTTGGCTTTGATGAGGTCCAGTTTTGCAATAGCTTGCGAGAAAATGATGTTAAATTTAATGACGCTAGCCAGAGCTTACGTCAGATCGCACGGCTAAATGATGAGAAGATATTTTTTGTTCTCGTGCTTATCGTCGAGGCTAAATTTGGCAAGAGATTTTGCGGTGCGGTAAGTTGCAATGTCGGAAGAAAATTTTAGTGCTCGCTATGCGGCTGCCACCTCTGCTCCTCAAGGTCGATGTGATATAAAAACGTCCTAATGACCTCTTCGTCGATCTTTGGGTCTTTGTTTAGCTCACAAAGCGCCTTTCTTTGCTCCTCTAAAATTTTAAAATACCTCTGTCTTGTCTCGTCGCTGATCTCAAATTTTTTACTCTCAAGCTCGAAATTCCAAACCTCTTCAAACTTTTAAAATAAAAAATTCTCATCGCCCACAAATTTCTCTTTTTTAAATTTAAGCGAAGCCTCGGCAAGCGCCTTTTTGATCTTGATCCTTGCAAGCTCATTTGGCATATGGTCGTTAAAGTCTGGAAATTTCACACTTTTTATGAGTAGTGGCAAGCTTAAGCCCTGAACTACGAGCGTTAGCAAGATCACTACGAAGGTGATAAACAAGATAAGGTCTCTGTGCGGAAAGGGCTCGCTACCGGCCATGGCAGGGATAGAAAGTGCCGCAGCTAGCGAGACTACGCCCCTCATGCCAGCCCAGCCAACGATAAACGGCGTCGCTTTACCTGGATTGCGATCGTCCGCCACGCTGATAAAACGCTTCATAAACATCGTGATATAAACGGCTCCGTATGATGCCAAAAGCCTAATGACGATGAGCACGGCAGTGACCAAAACGCCGTAAAAGATCGCCTCAAAGAGCGAGACACCACTACGCTTTAGCCCTGCTAAAATTTCAGGCAGATCAAGGCCGATCAAGGTAAAAGCAAGGCCGTTTAGCAAGAAAATGAAGTTGCTCCAAACGGGCACCGCGTGGATCCTTGTTGAAGCGGTGAAAATTTCATTTCTTTTAGTTGAGAGATAAAGTCCGCCACAAACCACCGCCAAAACGCCGCTAGCACCTAGCTCCTCAGCCAAGATATACATGATATAAGGCGTCGTGATCGTCATTATCGTGTCGCTGTTTTCGTCAGTTGGCAAAATTTTATGTAAAAAATAAGCCACAAACGCCACCACAAGACCTGCCAAAATGCCACCAGCCACCATCCATAAAAAGGTTGTTGCCGCCTTGTACCAGACAAACTGCCCAGTCGTCACTGCAACTGCGGCGAAGCGAAAGATGATGAGCGAGGAGGCGTCATTTAAAAGGCTCTCGCCTTCTAAAATAGCGCTGATCCTGCGTGGGGCTTTGACAAATTTAAGGATAGCTGCCGTGCTCACCGCATCTGGTGGCGAGACGATGGCTCCTAGCATGAAGCCAAGGGCGAGCGAGAAGCCGGGGATCACTAAATTTGCTATCAAAGCAACCGCTGCTGCGCTTATGAAAACCACGATAAAGGCGAAACTGCCAATCACTCGGCGCCATCTATAGAGCTCTTTTAGCGAGTTTGCCCACGCAGCCTCATAAAGAAGTGGCGGCAAAAATATGATGAAAATAAGCTCGGGATCGATCTTAATGCTTGGCAAATTTGGTACAAAGCTAATGGCAAGCCCACCAAGGACCAAAAGCACAGGATAGGCGACGTTTAGGCGGTTTGAGACCATCACTAAAGCGATGATGATAGCTAGCAGTGCAAAAAATAGCAGTAAATGCTCGATCATTTTTGTCCTTTTGGGGTTTTATAAATTTGTATTAAATTTAGGAGATTTTAGCACTTTAGGTTTAAAATATTTGTCTGTTTAGTTTTACTTATTTTAAAAATTTAATATATTTTTGACTTTTTTTTGATAATATACAAATAAATTAATTCATATTTTTACCACTATAATTATTTTAGACATTTAAAAGTCTTAAAGTTCTTTATATAATTCAATTAATTTTTATCTAAAGGAGCAAAAAATGAAAGCGATGGATGTGGCAGCACATGTAATTAATAGGTGCATTGAAACAGGGCGTCCTATAACAAATTTAAAGCTCCAAAAAATACTATATTTCTTGGATATGACTTTCCTTGTTCAGACCGAGGAAAGACTAATAGATGATAATTTTGAAGCTTGGCAATATGGTCCAGTTATTCCGGCAGTTTATAAAAATTTTTCCATGTTGGCAGCTAGCCCAATAATAATTAAGCAGGAATTCCAAGAAAATTTCCCTGATGACTATCTAGATAGGTTAAATAATAAAATAGATAGTCTTGCTGATACCCCAGCGTGGGATTTGGTAGAAAAGAGCCATAAAAAGGATACGCCGTGGTATAAAACTTTTTATAATAAAAGTTGCAACAAGGAAATATCAAGAGAATTAATGAATGATTTTGCTAAAGAAATAAAAAATAATAAAAAATGAAACTAAATGATCCATATAGCTGGGAAGGGAAATTAGACCCCAGTATTAATAGAGATAGTGACAATAAGTTATACGAGATATTAAATAATTTATGTCGTACAGAAGAAGCACCAAACGACAATCTTGTAAGTGAATTAAGAGAAATATATAAAGATAATTTTAGACATAGCTACTCATCTATTAATGCTTCTTTGATAAGTATATCGAAGGGCGATATAACCAAGATAACTATAATTGCGAATAAGCTATTAGAGATTTATAAAGAGGTAGAAAAGAGTTTAAAAGCAAGTGACAAAAATGAAGAAGAATTTTTAAGGCATTTGTTCAAATTATATGATCATATAAATTTAGAGGCAGTTCAACTTCAATTTATGACAAGCACAAGCGAGCAAATAAGAAAAACAGAAAGCAATATTCAAAATACTGAGAATAAAATAAACGAACAATCCGAGGAAGTAAACAAAACAAAAGAAAGCATTCAAATAACAAAAAATGAAATAGAACAAGTAAAGAATGTTATAGAGAAAACACAGGCAAATTATATTGCTATTTTAGGTATATTTGCTTCTATTATAATAGCTTTTGTTGCAAATATGTCTTTCTCTGCTTCTGTTTTGCAAAATATAGACAAGCCCAATACTCTCAAACTTGTAGCAATTATATGTTTCTTAGGTATTTTTATAGTCAATATATTAAATTTGCTTTTTAACTTTATTAGAGAAATACATTTTGGTAAAAGAGAAAATAATGGATGTTGCTCAAAACTTTGGCTTTTTAATGTAATTATAATTTTTATTGCTACAATGTGCCTTATTAAGTCTTTAGAGTACGATAAAAAGTATTCACCAAAAAAAGATAATAACTCTACTATTAATTTTAATATCACCGCTCCTCGCTCTTAAAACATTAGCAATTGTATTATTTTAATTCATATTGTAAATAATAGAATAGAAATGGTATCAATTATATTTTAAAATTGGTTAGTAAAGGTTGATGTTTATAAAAGATTATAATTGCTTATAAATAATGGCGGGCAGAGAGAGATTCGAACTCTCGGTGAGTTGCCCCACACACGCGTTC
Coding sequences:
- a CDS encoding chemotaxis protein; protein product: MLKVEVIYKFCLVCALALGICLLAFTGLNFAMGDYNEWMMSAHKFAGALIVCAVILHLFNRRRKLVKLVNEMIDVTTHRKNPTICNMDRIIASLEPYSISEISRMLGFDEVQFCNSLRENDVKFNDASQSLRQIARLNDEKIFFVLVLIVEAKFGKRFCGAVSCNVGRKF
- a CDS encoding Na+/H+ antiporter, with the protein product MIEHLLLFFALLAIIIALVMVSNRLNVAYPVLLVLGGLAISFVPNLPSIKIDPELIFIIFLPPLLYEAAWANSLKELYRWRRVIGSFAFIVVFISAAAVALIANLVIPGFSLALGFMLGAIVSPPDAVSTAAILKFVKAPRRISAILEGESLLNDASSLIIFRFAAVAVTTGQFVWYKAATTFLWMVAGGILAGLVVAFVAYFLHKILPTDENSDTIMTITTPYIMYILAEELGASGVLAVVCGGLYLSTKRNEIFTASTRIHAVPVWSNFIFLLNGLAFTLIGLDLPEILAGLKRSGVSLFEAIFYGVLVTAVLIVIRLLASYGAVYITMFMKRFISVADDRNPGKATPFIVGWAGMRGVVSLAAALSIPAMAGSEPFPHRDLILFITFVVILLTLVVQGLSLPLLIKSVKFPDFNDHMPNELARIKIKKALAEASLKFKKEKFVGDENFLF
- a CDS encoding Panacea domain-containing protein encodes the protein MKAMDVAAHVINRCIETGRPITNLKLQKILYFLDMTFLVQTEERLIDDNFEAWQYGPVIPAVYKNFSMLAASPIIIKQEFQENFPDDYLDRLNNKIDSLADTPAWDLVEKSHKKDTPWYKTFYNKSCNKEISRELMNDFAKEIKNNKK
- a CDS encoding coiled-coil domain-containing protein; its protein translation is MKLNDPYSWEGKLDPSINRDSDNKLYEILNNLCRTEEAPNDNLVSELREIYKDNFRHSYSSINASLISISKGDITKITIIANKLLEIYKEVEKSLKASDKNEEEFLRHLFKLYDHINLEAVQLQFMTSTSEQIRKTESNIQNTENKINEQSEEVNKTKESIQITKNEIEQVKNVIEKTQANYIAILGIFASIIIAFVANMSFSASVLQNIDKPNTLKLVAIICFLGIFIVNILNLLFNFIREIHFGKRENNGCCSKLWLFNVIIIFIATMCLIKSLEYDKKYSPKKDNNSTINFNITAPRS